The Cuculus canorus isolate bCucCan1 chromosome 37, bCucCan1.pri, whole genome shotgun sequence genome segment cccattgTCACCCTGTGTCGCCCTGTTGGCACTCCATTGTCACCCTAGagtccccctgtccccctcatCACCCCCATGTCACCCTGTGTCACCGCAGGGTCCTGGCTGTGCCCCCCCTGGTGCTGCGGTGCCACCGGCAACGACTCCATctgtgtccctgctgtccccgGCGGTCGCTCTGAAGGCCACGGTGGTGGCACCGGTGGCTCTGGAAGTATTGATGGCACCAGCGGTGACACCACAACCACCGTCAGTGGCCCTGGTGGCACCGATGGCCCCGGTGATGGCCCCGGAAGCACCGTTGGTGGCTCTGGTGGCACCCATGGCCCCGGTGGTGGCACCCGAAGCACTGTCGGCGGCCCTGGTGGCACCAATGGCCCCAGTGGTGGCACCGATGGTACCAATGGCCCCCGTGGTGGCGCCAGAACCACCGTCGTCGGCCCTGGTGGCCCCAATGGCCCCTGTGGTGGCCCCAGAAGCCCCTTTGGTGTCTCCAGTGGCCCCGTCGGTGGCGTTGGAGGCTGCGGCAATGTCCCCGTCGGTGTCCCCGTGCGCGTTGGGTCCCTGTTTCAACGGGGGTTGGTGTGTCCCAACCTCCAGCACCGGCTACACCTGTCGCTGCCGCCATGGCTACCGCGGCTCCAACTGCGAGCGCCGCGCCGACCGCTGCCACCACGGCCTCTGCCTGCACGGTCAGTGCCACCAACAGCCTCCAGATCCTCCACATCCCAGATGTCCTTGAGATCCtccatgtccccaatgtcctccCAATCCTCCACATCCCCAACATCCTCCacatccccaatgtccccccacgtccccaATGCCCCTGTGGTGTCCCCTCAGGCGGCCATTGCCAGGACCTGGGCCGGGGTCCCCTTTGCAAATGCCGCCCGGGTTTTGTGGGCCGTCGCTGCGAGATCAACACCGACGACTGTTCTCCCAATCCTTGTGCCAATGGTGGCACCTGCCAAGATGGCGCCAACGCCTTCACCTGCTCATGTACCCTCGGCTACGCCGGTCCCACGTGCCGCCATCGCGCTGATGCCTGTGCCTCGCGCCCGTGCCTCCACGGCGGCACCTGTTTCACCCACATCTCGGGCCTCGTCTGCGCCTGCGCCCCCGGATTCATGGGCGCCCGTTGTGAGGAGGAAGTGGGGGGCACCCCCAGACCGCCCCGTGCACCCCCTTTTGCCgttgctgctctgctgcctctcgCCCTTGTGGCGCCCACTGTCGCCCTCGCCGTGGCCGCCCGGCGCCTGCGCAGGTCAgagaggggctttggggggcaCCCCCTTTTTGGGTGATCCCCCAAATcctttggggggttttggggtctcccccCTCCACTTTGGGGGCTTTAGGGTCTCTCCTCCCTGTTTTGGGGTCTCCCGCTTTTGCTTTGGGAGGTCTGGGGGTCTCTCCCCCAAGTTCTGGGGTTCCCCCCCTCTGCTTTCGGGGGCTTTGGAGTCTCCCCCATCTCCTTTGGGGGGTTTGGGAGTCTCTCCCGCCcgtttttggggggtccccagtCTCCTTTGGAGTCTCCCCCCTCTGctttgggggatttgggggtctctcccccccattttggggtctcccccCTCTGCTTTGGGAGGTTCGGGGGtctctccccccttttttgGGGGATCCCCCATCTCCTTTGGGGGGCTTGGGGGTCtctccccccattttggggtctccccctttttgggtggttttgggttcCTCCCCTTTTTCGGGGTGTTTTGGGGTATCCCCCTCctctttttggggtccccctctaATTTTGGGGTGTCTCTCCGCAGCAGCCGCTCCACGCGCAGTGTAGGGACCCCGGTCAAGAGCCCCCCCGGGGGAGAGCAGCCGCCCCGCGCGACCCGAGTGAGATCCCCCCTGGTGCCCTCCAAAACCCTTTGTGCCCTCCCAAACCCTTTTgtgccccccaaacctcctTTGTACCCCCCTTTTTGTGCCCTCCAACtccctttgtgccccccaaCTCAATTGTGCCCCCGCAAAacctttgtgcccccccaaacccccttgtGTCCCCCCTtatgccccccaaaacccctctgtgCCTCCAAAAAACCTCTGTGCCCCCAACCCTTTGTGCCCCTTCAAACTCCCttagacccccccaaatcccctttatGCCCCGCCTTGTGCTCCCCTGatgccccccaaacccttttgTGTCCCCCAGTCCCCATTGTGCCCCCACTTTGTGCACCCTCTTATGCCCCCCAAACACCTTTGTACCCCCGCCTTTAACCCCTTCTCTCCCATAGGTGTGACCGGCGCTGATGGAGCCCctttgggggggtggggtgtcAGGATTGATACCATTAAAGCTCTTGGAGGCGTTGATCTGAGTCTGatgggggggggcgggagggggcggggccacaGGGAGCGCGCAGACTGTGTGGGCGGGGCCAGAGGAGAGCGCGAGGCGATGTGGGCGTGGGCAGTGGGAGGGGCGTGGTCAGATAATGTAGCGTCAAAGTGGGCGTGGCCTGATCGAGGGGGCGGGGCTAGAGGAGCTATGGGATGGGTCAGAGCACTATGGGGTGTCTGT includes the following:
- the LOC128850041 gene encoding delta-like protein 3 isoform X2; translated protein: MAALLLGAILTLLSAPWGTVSLVIESWRLDEAEGSGGGCQDPCASPCTSGGSCMGPGCAPPGAAVPPATTPSVSLLSPAVALKATVVAPVALEVLMAPAVTPQPPSVALVAPMAPVMAPEAPLVALVAPMAPVVAPEALSAALVAPMAPVVAPMVPMAPVVAPEPPSSALVAPMAPVVAPEAPLVSPVAPSVALEAAAMSPSVSPCALGPCFNGGWCVPTSSTGYTCRCRHGYRGSNCERRADRCHHGLCLHGGHCQDLGRGPLCKCRPGFVGRRCEINTDDCSPNPCANGGTCQDGANAFTCSCTLGYAGPTCRHRADACASRPCLHGGTCFTHISGLVCACAPGFMGARCEEEVGGTPRPPRAPPFAVAALLPLALVAPTVALAVAARRLRSRSTRSVGTPVKSPPGGEQPPRATRV
- the LOC128850041 gene encoding delta-like protein 3 isoform X1: MAALLLGAILTLLSAPWGTVSLVIESWRLDEAEGSGGGCQDPCASPCTSGGSCMGPGCAPPGAAVPPATTPSVSLLSPAVALKATVVAPVALEVLMAPAVTPQPPSVALVAPMAPVMAPEAPLVALVAPMAPVVAPEALSAALVAPMAPVVAPMVPMAPVVAPEPPSSALVAPMAPVVAPEAPLVSPVAPSVALEAAAMSPSVSPCALGPCFNGGWCVPTSSTGYTCRCRHGYRGSNCERRADRCHHGLCLHGGHCQDLGRGPLCKCRPGFVGRRCEINTDDCSPNPCANGGTCQDGANAFTCSCTLGYAGPTCRHRADACASRPCLHGGTCFTHISGLVCACAPGFMGARCEEEVGGTPRPPRAPPFAVAALLPLALVAPTVALAVAARRLRSSRSTRSVGTPVKSPPGGEQPPRATRV